A single region of the Actinoplanes sp. SE50/110 genome encodes:
- a CDS encoding WecB/TagA/CpsF family glycosyltransferase, whose product MVIEAFDRVHLGGTGIDRITEDEVVAVVRDALSHGRGGRIITPNVDILRRAAEDPAARRHLDDADLIVADGMPLIWASRLGGVPLPERVAGSSLIWTLSEGLGRDTRSIFILGGTPTPRTLHALPGPASSSPDRALAALRDPASFTTPDRASAAPGDRSFSATPDRASSTAPGRPFAVLCDRAPSGAPDRDFSAPGTAAAPATETLVWNSLSGETWTANVPVAESVTRRPPAAPTSGDIVPADPAAEAPIVGGRGSAPATGVTVRDVRASGAVRAAVRLATANPGLRIAGALSPPFGFDDDENTYAEVCARVTAAQPDLVFVGLGFPRQEQVIERLRRDLPATWFVGCGAAINFVAGDIHRAPRWMQRTGLEWAHRLTTEPRRLARRYLRHDAPYALRLLARARARRRSRRA is encoded by the coding sequence GTGGTTATCGAGGCTTTCGACCGCGTGCACCTGGGTGGCACCGGCATCGACCGGATCACCGAGGACGAGGTGGTGGCGGTCGTCCGCGACGCCCTCTCGCACGGCCGCGGCGGCCGCATCATCACCCCGAACGTCGACATCCTGCGCCGCGCCGCCGAAGACCCGGCCGCCCGCCGCCACCTCGACGACGCCGACCTGATCGTGGCCGACGGCATGCCCCTGATCTGGGCCAGCCGCCTCGGCGGCGTCCCCCTGCCCGAGCGGGTGGCCGGCAGCAGCCTGATCTGGACCCTCTCCGAGGGCCTGGGCCGCGACACCCGCTCCATCTTCATCCTCGGCGGCACCCCCACCCCGCGAACCCTGCACGCCCTCCCCGGCCCGGCCTCGTCCTCCCCGGACCGCGCGCTCGCCGCTCTCCGCGACCCGGCCTCGTTCACCACCCCGGACCGCGCGTCCGCCGCCCCCGGCGACCGTTCGTTTTCCGCCACCCCCGACCGCGCATCGTCCACTGCCCCGGGCCGCCCGTTTGCCGTCCTTTGCGATCGCGCGCCTTCCGGCGCCCCGGACCGCGACTTCTCGGCTCCGGGGACCGCTGCCGCCCCCGCCACCGAAACGCTGGTCTGGAACTCCCTCTCCGGCGAAACCTGGACGGCGAATGTCCCGGTCGCCGAGTCCGTCACTCGGCGCCCGCCTGCCGCGCCGACGTCGGGCGATATCGTGCCGGCCGACCCGGCCGCGGAAGCCCCGATCGTCGGCGGCCGGGGGTCCGCGCCCGCCACCGGCGTCACGGTCCGGGACGTGCGGGCGTCCGGCGCGGTCCGGGCCGCGGTGCGCCTCGCCACCGCGAACCCCGGCCTGCGGATCGCCGGCGCGCTCAGCCCCCCTTTCGGTTTCGACGACGACGAGAACACCTACGCCGAGGTCTGCGCCCGGGTCACCGCCGCCCAGCCGGACCTGGTCTTCGTCGGCCTGGGTTTCCCCAGGCAGGAACAGGTCATCGAACGCCTCCGCCGCGACCTCCCGGCCACCTGGTTCGTCGGTTGCGGCGCCGCCATCAACTTCGTCGCCGGCGACATCCACCGCGCCCCGCGCTGGATGCAACGCACCGGCCTCGAATGGGCCCACCGCCTCACCACCGAACCTCGCCGCCTGGCCCGCCGCTATCTGCGCCACGACGCTCCATATGCCCTCCGCCTCCTGGCCCGGGCCCGAGCTCGCCGCCGCTCCCGCCGCGCCTGA
- a CDS encoding DUF4262 domain-containing protein — MSDFFREQTEIIQQFGWAVVHVVPTDEEAADDVAPFAYTVGLTADSHPELIIAGLPPDLAHQLLNELAGRVHEEGARFRHGRRVTDLIVEQDVVLLNGSPTAELWPGAALARYGRRVRLQQLVWPDPGNRFPWQAGYSDADHAQPLIDAPPATMVRCGSPRGLAGPRGRRSVTRRGPIP; from the coding sequence ATGTCCGACTTCTTCCGTGAGCAGACCGAGATCATCCAGCAGTTCGGCTGGGCCGTGGTGCATGTGGTGCCCACCGACGAGGAAGCGGCCGACGACGTGGCGCCGTTCGCCTACACGGTCGGGCTGACCGCCGACAGCCACCCGGAGCTGATCATCGCCGGGCTGCCGCCCGACCTGGCCCACCAGCTGCTCAACGAGCTGGCCGGGCGGGTGCACGAGGAGGGCGCCCGGTTCCGGCACGGGCGACGGGTGACCGATCTGATCGTCGAGCAGGACGTGGTGCTGCTGAACGGGTCGCCGACCGCGGAACTGTGGCCGGGCGCCGCCCTCGCGCGGTATGGGCGGCGGGTCCGCCTGCAACAGCTGGTCTGGCCCGACCCGGGAAACCGGTTCCCCTGGCAGGCGGGGTATTCGGATGCCGACCACGCCCAGCCGCTGATCGACGCGCCGCCGGCCACGATGGTCCGTTGCGGTTCGCCGCGCGGGTTGGCCGGCCCGCGCGGGCGGCGTTCCGTCACCCGCCGCGGCCCGATCCCCTGA
- a CDS encoding VOC family protein, with translation MTFRIDDLHHVQLLIPPGGEPVARAFYSGVLGMAEIVKPPVLAARGGCWFRAGGWEVHLSPVPDFAPATKAHPGVLVRDLDALAEVLTSAGHPVERDPHFPGHHRLYSADGHGNRLEFLEPIRS, from the coding sequence ATGACCTTCCGCATCGACGACCTGCACCACGTCCAGCTCCTGATCCCGCCCGGCGGCGAACCGGTGGCCCGCGCCTTCTACAGCGGCGTCCTCGGCATGGCCGAGATCGTCAAGCCCCCGGTCCTGGCCGCCCGGGGCGGTTGCTGGTTCCGCGCCGGCGGCTGGGAGGTCCACCTCAGCCCGGTCCCCGATTTCGCCCCGGCCACCAAGGCTCACCCCGGCGTCCTCGTCCGCGATCTCGACGCCCTGGCCGAGGTCCTGACCTCGGCCGGCCACCCGGTCGAGCGGGATCCGCACTTCCCGGGCCACCACCGCCTCTACTCCGCCGACGGCCACGGAAACCGGCTGGAGTTCCTGGAGCCCATCCGGAGTTGA
- a CDS encoding glycosyl hydrolase: protein MRRAGLGGVLVGVLLILSACSGSHRGNPAPPPSPDLTARPPAIAVQDGPFAAGPFTPPATGAYVGAWIKPDQLTHIGRLEAVDTLEASLGRRLDILNTYRRFDQMVGTESDQEFLAQGQSLMISWATGDNRSILDGEHDRLIRQQAEAIRRIGRPVLLRMRWEMDRPNLRATMWSGADYIAAWKYVRAIFQREHADNVSWVWCPTAEGFQRGDAQQFYPGDDQVDWTCVDVYAGADFQPIGQLMGPFLQWAAQRPKPIIIGEFGVAKAWGSANRAAWLRDAERTFKANRQIKAVAYFESDPTGNGPNQQFQLSGDKAAFKAFHALAKDPYFNVGR, encoded by the coding sequence ATGCGTAGGGCCGGGCTCGGCGGGGTGCTCGTCGGCGTACTCCTCATCCTGTCCGCCTGCAGTGGCAGCCACCGCGGGAATCCCGCGCCGCCGCCGTCGCCGGACCTGACCGCGCGGCCGCCGGCCATCGCGGTGCAGGACGGTCCGTTCGCCGCCGGACCGTTCACGCCTCCGGCGACGGGGGCGTACGTCGGCGCCTGGATCAAGCCGGACCAGCTCACCCACATCGGGCGCCTGGAAGCGGTCGACACGTTGGAGGCGTCGCTGGGTCGCCGGCTCGACATCCTGAACACGTATCGTCGCTTCGACCAGATGGTCGGGACCGAATCCGATCAGGAGTTCCTGGCTCAGGGGCAGTCGCTGATGATCAGCTGGGCGACCGGCGACAACCGGTCCATCCTGGACGGCGAACACGACCGGCTGATCCGGCAGCAGGCCGAGGCGATCCGGAGGATCGGGCGGCCGGTGCTGCTCCGGATGCGCTGGGAGATGGACCGGCCCAACCTGCGGGCCACCATGTGGTCCGGCGCCGACTACATCGCGGCGTGGAAGTACGTGCGGGCGATCTTCCAGCGGGAGCACGCGGACAACGTGTCCTGGGTGTGGTGCCCGACCGCCGAAGGCTTCCAGCGCGGGGATGCCCAGCAGTTCTACCCGGGCGACGATCAGGTGGACTGGACCTGCGTGGACGTTTACGCCGGCGCCGACTTCCAGCCGATCGGGCAACTCATGGGGCCCTTCCTGCAGTGGGCGGCACAACGGCCGAAACCGATCATCATCGGGGAGTTCGGGGTGGCGAAAGCCTGGGGATCCGCGAACCGGGCGGCGTGGCTGCGCGACGCGGAACGCACCTTCAAGGCGAACCGGCAGATCAAAGCGGTCGCCTATTTCGAGTCGGACCCGACGGGGAACGGGCCCAACCAGCAGTTCCAGCTGAGCGGGGACAAGGCGGCTTTCAAGGCGTTCCACGCGCTCGCCAAGGATCCCTACTTCAACGTCGGGCGCTGA
- a CDS encoding SAM-dependent methyltransferase: MTSDYTEVFQDTEAVEKYESITYAPDSYASRINDRQRDYLRALVRREFEGQHPPVQHDFACGTGRAIRTLHGLVREAHGYDTSAEMMTKAAEVGSRAYWHRVSIDGPVPAPVAAGFPAIVTIFRLLLNVDDTVRDRALAFAAKALPHRGSGLLVVENHGNAGSVRHLRARRHQGERWFAELSHEEVAALLDRHGFEIVERRGFSMLTPSLHDNRLARLADAAARRLPGTDGYAVNVLYTARRVHA, translated from the coding sequence TTGACCAGCGATTACACCGAGGTGTTCCAGGACACCGAGGCGGTCGAGAAGTACGAGTCGATCACGTACGCGCCGGACAGTTACGCGTCCCGCATCAACGACCGGCAGCGCGACTACCTGCGTGCCCTGGTCCGCCGCGAATTCGAGGGTCAGCACCCGCCGGTCCAGCACGACTTCGCCTGCGGCACCGGGCGGGCCATCCGCACCCTGCACGGCCTGGTCCGGGAAGCGCACGGATACGACACGTCGGCCGAGATGATGACGAAAGCGGCCGAGGTCGGCTCCCGCGCGTACTGGCACCGGGTGTCGATCGACGGACCGGTCCCGGCGCCGGTCGCGGCCGGCTTCCCGGCCATCGTGACCATCTTCCGGCTGCTGCTCAACGTGGACGACACGGTCCGCGACCGGGCGCTCGCCTTCGCCGCGAAAGCCCTGCCGCACCGCGGCTCCGGCCTGCTCGTCGTCGAGAATCACGGCAACGCCGGCTCCGTCCGGCACCTGCGGGCCCGGCGGCACCAGGGCGAACGCTGGTTCGCCGAGCTCTCCCACGAGGAGGTCGCGGCGCTGCTCGACCGGCACGGCTTCGAGATCGTCGAACGGCGCGGCTTCTCCATGCTCACCCCGTCCCTGCACGACAACCGGCTGGCCCGGCTCGCCGACGCGGCCGCCCGGCGGCTGCCCGGCACCGACGGTTACGCGGTGAACGTGCTGTACACGGCGCGGCGGGTCCATGCGTAG
- a CDS encoding lipopolysaccharide biosynthesis protein, with protein sequence MTAGPLTDPAPPRADPGRGTRGAARGGLANMAGSALAGGAGVIVTWVVARRLGTDEAGAFFSATAAFVLAGGLAKLGTNTGLVYWPARLRATGRAHLLGTCLRTGLVPVFVFSLILAVAVWAGAPQIARVTAHDSAGAYLTGLRVLAVFIPLQALTDVLLTITRGYRSMRPTVLLDRTLRSALQLLGVGAAGLLAAASLPVFALAWAAPYLPVTLFAAYAVRRLYLTGRPAAAASRRAERRQLHREFWRFTAPRALAAVAQLALQRVDVLLVAALGGLGPAAVYAVAGRFVILIQFANQGISQSVQPRLAEALSIGDRDAANRLYQVATGWLVLITWPVSLLVILFAPYYLRVFGAGYTAGTPVVRLLAAAMLVATGCGMVDMVLSMAGRTSLNLGNVLIALVVTIGLDVVLIPRYGAMGAAVGLAGAIVANNLLPLIQVFRGARLHPFGPGTRAAALLSTGCFGLLPRAVTALLGDGPAGLAPAVAAAVPAFAAGAWLLRGRLELGAFTRRKTQEAS encoded by the coding sequence GTGACGGCCGGCCCGCTGACCGACCCGGCGCCACCGCGGGCCGATCCGGGCCGGGGCACTCGCGGCGCGGCCCGTGGCGGACTCGCCAACATGGCCGGATCGGCACTGGCCGGAGGCGCCGGCGTGATCGTCACCTGGGTGGTGGCGCGTCGCCTCGGCACCGACGAGGCGGGCGCGTTCTTCTCCGCCACCGCAGCGTTCGTGCTGGCCGGCGGGCTGGCCAAGCTGGGCACCAACACCGGGCTGGTCTACTGGCCGGCCCGGTTGCGGGCCACCGGGCGTGCTCACCTGCTCGGCACCTGCCTGCGTACCGGCCTCGTCCCGGTCTTCGTGTTCTCGCTGATCCTCGCGGTGGCGGTGTGGGCCGGCGCGCCGCAGATCGCCCGGGTCACCGCGCACGACTCGGCCGGTGCGTACCTCACCGGTTTGCGGGTGTTGGCCGTCTTCATCCCGCTGCAGGCACTCACCGACGTGCTGCTGACGATCACTCGTGGGTACCGCTCGATGCGCCCCACCGTGCTGCTGGACCGGACGCTGCGCAGCGCACTGCAATTGCTCGGGGTCGGTGCGGCCGGCCTCCTGGCGGCAGCTTCGCTGCCGGTCTTCGCGCTGGCCTGGGCCGCTCCCTACCTCCCGGTGACCCTGTTTGCGGCGTACGCGGTGAGGCGGCTCTACCTGACCGGACGCCCCGCCGCGGCGGCCAGCCGACGGGCCGAACGCCGGCAGCTGCACCGGGAATTCTGGCGGTTCACCGCACCGCGCGCGCTGGCCGCCGTGGCCCAGCTCGCCCTGCAACGGGTCGACGTGCTGCTGGTCGCCGCGCTGGGCGGCCTCGGGCCGGCCGCCGTCTACGCGGTCGCCGGCCGGTTCGTGATCCTGATCCAGTTCGCCAACCAGGGCATCTCCCAGTCCGTGCAGCCCCGGCTGGCCGAGGCGCTGAGCATCGGCGACCGGGACGCCGCGAATCGCCTGTACCAGGTGGCCACCGGCTGGCTGGTGCTGATCACCTGGCCGGTCAGCCTGCTCGTCATCCTGTTCGCGCCGTACTACCTCCGTGTCTTCGGCGCCGGGTACACGGCCGGCACCCCGGTGGTCCGGCTGCTCGCGGCGGCCATGCTGGTCGCCACCGGCTGCGGCATGGTCGACATGGTCTTGTCGATGGCCGGGCGCACCTCGCTGAACCTCGGCAACGTGCTGATCGCCCTGGTCGTCACGATCGGCCTGGACGTGGTGCTGATCCCCCGGTACGGCGCGATGGGGGCCGCCGTGGGCCTGGCCGGCGCGATCGTCGCCAACAATCTGCTGCCGCTGATCCAGGTGTTCCGCGGCGCCCGCCTGCATCCGTTCGGCCCGGGCACCCGGGCCGCCGCGCTGCTCTCGACCGGCTGCTTCGGCCTGCTGCCCCGGGCGGTGACCGCCCTGCTCGGGGACGGCCCGGCCGGACTGGCGCCGGCCGTCGCGGCAGCCGTGCCGGCCTTCGCCGCCGGCGCCTGGCTGCTCCGGGGCCGGCTCGAACTCGGCGCGTTCACCCGACGAAAGACCCAGGAGGCGAGTTGA
- a CDS encoding sulfotransferase domain-containing protein, giving the protein MNVRNLPAPMKAVVHLGSRSYGRLTADHRMLPSFLICGGQRCGTTSLYRALAAHPVVLKAVLHKGVHYFDTSYHRGLDWYRAHFPARRAAEKIAERFGVPAQTFESSPYYMYHPQAVARIARDLPYARIVVLVRDPVERAYSQHHHEVARGFETERDFGAAMALEPARLHRQEERLADDPAYYSFAHQHHAYRGRGEYARYLSVMAQHVGRERIHVVESERFFSDPEPVYDEVCHFLGLPPHLERPAFERHNARPRQADMDPQLRRELGAYYQSHDEALAGWLGHTPIWRRG; this is encoded by the coding sequence ATGAACGTCCGCAATCTGCCCGCGCCGATGAAGGCGGTGGTGCACCTGGGCTCCCGCTCGTACGGCCGGCTCACCGCCGACCACCGGATGCTGCCGTCCTTCCTGATCTGCGGCGGGCAGCGGTGCGGCACCACCTCGTTGTACCGGGCGCTGGCCGCACATCCGGTGGTGCTCAAGGCGGTGCTCCACAAGGGCGTGCACTACTTCGACACGTCGTACCACCGCGGGCTCGACTGGTATCGCGCGCATTTCCCGGCGCGGCGGGCGGCCGAGAAGATCGCCGAGCGGTTCGGGGTGCCGGCACAGACCTTCGAGTCCAGTCCGTACTACATGTACCACCCCCAGGCGGTGGCCCGGATCGCGCGGGACCTGCCGTACGCCAGGATCGTGGTTCTGGTGCGCGATCCGGTGGAGCGCGCCTACTCACAGCATCACCACGAGGTGGCGCGGGGTTTCGAGACCGAGCGTGACTTCGGTGCGGCGATGGCGCTGGAGCCGGCCCGCCTGCACCGGCAGGAGGAACGGCTGGCCGACGACCCGGCGTACTACAGCTTCGCGCACCAGCACCACGCCTACCGGGGGCGCGGCGAATACGCCCGGTATCTGAGCGTGATGGCGCAGCACGTCGGCCGGGAACGCATCCACGTGGTGGAGAGCGAACGGTTCTTCAGCGACCCGGAGCCGGTGTACGACGAGGTCTGCCACTTCCTCGGGCTGCCACCGCACCTGGAACGACCGGCCTTCGAGCGGCACAACGCCCGCCCCCGGCAGGCCGACATGGACCCGCAGCTGCGCCGGGAACTGGGCGCCTACTACCAGTCCCACGACGAGGCGCTGGCCGGCTGGCTGGGGCACACGCCGATCTGGCGCCGCGGGTGA
- a CDS encoding Wzz/FepE/Etk N-terminal domain-containing protein yields MEASRPPSSDVAHYLGAVRRHWWIALVATAAGLGVGAAVTHSLPRVYESSSSVLVQSVDQDVNAQGGRTKGAVNLDTEAQLVGSGAVAAKAAALMRTTVSPLELAHSVSVQVPANTTVLVITFQADTPMKAQAGSHAFAEAYLRNREETARGLLDKQIASLNLKVKQLTTALTGINAKLADARPGSSAESNLQSLRSNSQNQLNSLTGRLNELTTTTVGAGAIISDARLPDTPSSPNTLLDIATGGMIGLLLGLALAYLRERFDRRLVTAADVRDRGRVAVLATLDERTTPHFDDVLQPYGPGGRVFNRLRNEVLASLDPHDRVIVVTGTSRGSASTLVAANLAAALARTGSDVVLIGAHLPDSVVDAAPLARMLGVAPVPGLSEMLAGRVSLSRVLQHTARIPALRVITTGGAATAAGLIQSQRLRDTLEALRRQGGYVVIEAPSTSSSADAQSLASLADAAILAVELRRTRRPALVDATEQLQRVGTRLLGAVVLPRLNVKHTAEPAAAPAVTLPPTGTEPVVEEATQQLSALKDRGEPVSATVRQRPADGDTGEQTSVVEGSGATDGDEK; encoded by the coding sequence TGGGCGTGGGCGCCGCCGTCACGCACTCGCTCCCGCGCGTCTACGAGTCCTCGTCGTCGGTCCTGGTCCAGTCGGTCGACCAGGACGTGAACGCGCAGGGTGGCCGCACCAAGGGCGCGGTCAACCTGGACACCGAGGCCCAGCTGGTCGGTTCCGGCGCGGTCGCCGCCAAGGCCGCCGCGCTGATGCGCACCACGGTGTCGCCGCTGGAGCTGGCGCATTCGGTGTCGGTGCAGGTACCGGCGAACACCACGGTTCTGGTGATCACTTTCCAGGCGGACACCCCGATGAAGGCCCAGGCCGGTTCGCACGCGTTCGCCGAGGCCTACCTGCGCAACCGTGAGGAGACCGCACGCGGCCTGCTGGACAAGCAGATCGCCTCACTGAACCTGAAGGTCAAGCAGCTCACCACGGCGCTCACCGGGATCAACGCCAAGCTGGCCGACGCCCGGCCGGGCAGTTCCGCGGAGAGCAACCTGCAGAGTCTGCGCAGCAACTCGCAGAACCAGCTGAACAGCCTCACCGGCCGGCTCAACGAGCTGACCACCACCACGGTCGGCGCCGGCGCGATCATCAGCGACGCCCGGCTGCCGGACACCCCGTCCAGCCCGAACACGCTGCTGGACATCGCCACCGGCGGAATGATCGGGCTGCTGCTCGGGCTGGCCCTGGCGTACCTGCGGGAGCGGTTCGACCGGCGCCTGGTGACCGCGGCCGACGTGCGTGACCGCGGCCGGGTCGCGGTGCTGGCCACGCTCGACGAGCGGACCACGCCGCACTTCGACGACGTGCTGCAGCCGTACGGGCCGGGCGGCCGCGTCTTCAACCGCCTGCGCAACGAGGTGCTGGCCAGCCTCGACCCGCACGACCGGGTGATCGTGGTGACCGGGACCAGCCGCGGCTCGGCGAGCACGCTGGTCGCGGCGAACCTGGCGGCCGCCCTGGCCCGCACCGGCAGCGACGTGGTGCTGATCGGCGCGCACCTGCCGGACAGCGTGGTGGACGCCGCGCCACTGGCCCGGATGCTCGGGGTCGCCCCGGTGCCCGGCCTGTCCGAGATGCTGGCCGGCCGGGTGTCGCTGAGCCGGGTGCTGCAGCACACCGCCCGGATCCCGGCGCTGCGGGTGATCACCACCGGCGGCGCGGCGACCGCGGCCGGGCTGATCCAGTCGCAGCGGCTGCGCGACACCCTGGAGGCGCTGCGCCGGCAGGGCGGGTACGTGGTGATCGAGGCCCCGTCGACCAGCAGCAGCGCCGACGCGCAGAGCCTGGCCAGCCTCGCCGACGCGGCGATCCTCGCGGTCGAGCTGCGCCGCACCCGCCGGCCGGCCCTGGTCGACGCGACCGAGCAGCTGCAGCGGGTCGGCACCCGGCTGCTCGGCGCGGTGGTGCTGCCCCGGCTCAACGTCAAGCACACCGCCGAGCCGGCCGCCGCGCCCGCGGTGACCCTGCCGCCGACCGGCACCGAGCCGGTCGTCGAGGAGGCCACCCAGCAGCTGTCGGCACTCAAGGACCGCGGTGAGCCGGTCTCGGCCACGGTCCGGCAGCGGCCGGCCGACGGCGACACCGGCGAGCAGACCTCGGTTGTCGAAGGCTCGGGCGCCACGGACGGCGACGAGAAGTGA